From Parus major isolate Abel chromosome 1A, Parus_major1.1, whole genome shotgun sequence, the proteins below share one genomic window:
- the TCP11L2 gene encoding T-complex protein 11-like protein 2 isoform X6 has protein sequence MREAWLSLCCEAVHLLCVEHHQQLYPWALLPFRKSASPPKVITFDELMAATRNLSNWTLAHEIAVNANFCIKHEDYPQNSFAGTVKQIVHKAFWDHLESELNEDPPEYEHAIKLFEEIKEILLSFLTPGANRIHNQICEVLDTDLIRQQAEHNAVDIPGLANYIINTMGKLCAPIRDNDIKQLKATDNIVELLRQIFRVLDLMKMDMANYTIKSLRPYLWHNLVDYERTKFQEILEETPSALNLTTEWIKESIEDELSSISDGSSSSPGADCSSKPIISPTLVLNNGYLKLLQWDYCKTIPETLITDEVRLQELREKLNQLKVIACVSLITNNMVGAAIVDVPDFADQLKRISFPLLEGMNKKSFDLKEALNAIGVQICSTVNKSLSERGLPTLSEEMQSNLMGQIAHIVEKNNPVCSLIDKRIQLFMRSLLALPSFQKCMPTMPGGLSVIQTEMEFLGSQYASIVNFNKKVYGPFYANILRKLLFPEAAMEKTEAETPSN, from the exons ATGAGAGAGGCATggctttctctctgctgtgaaGCAGTGCATCTCCTGTGTGTGGaacaccaccagcagctgtATCCATGGGCACTCCTTCCCTTCAGAAAGT CAGCAAGCCCTCCCAAGGTTATCACATTTGATGAACTGATGGCAGCTACAAGAAATCTGTCAAACTGGACTCTAGCTCATGAAATTGctgtaaatgcaaatttttgCATAAAACATGAAGACTACCCACAAAACAG CTTTGCAGGCACAGTGAAACAAATTGTACACAAGGCATTTTGGGATCATTTGGAATCAGAACTGAATGAAGATCCTCCAGAATATGAACATGCTATCAAGCTCTTTGAGGAAATTAAGGAG attcttctttccttcctgacTCCTGGAGCAAACAGGATTCACAATCAAATTTGTGAAGTTCTAGATACGGATCTTATAAGACAGCAGGCAGAACACAATGCTGTTGATATTCCTGGCCTAGCTAACTATATCATCAACACTATGGGAAAGTTATGTGCTCCAATAAGAGACAACGACATAAAACAGTTAAAAGCAACTGACAATATTGTAGAGTTACTGAG ACAAATATTCCGTGTTTTGGACCTGATGAAAATGGATATGGCAAATTACACAATTAAAAGCCTTAGACCATACCTCTGGCATAACTTGGTGGACTACGAAAGAACAAAATTCCAGGAAATTCTTGAAGAAACACCAA GTGCCCTGAATCTCACAACAGAATGGATAAAGGAATCAATAGAAGATGAATTGTCATCTATTTCTGATGGGTCTTCATCATCCCCTGGTGCTGATTGTAGTTCAAAACCAATTATTAGTCCTACACTGGTGCTAAACAATGGCTACTTGAAATTGTTACAGTGGGATTATTGCAAAACAATTCCGGAG ACTCTAATAACAGATGAAGTTCGTCTTCAGGAGTTGAGAGAAAAGCTCAATCAATTAAAAGTCATAGCTTGTGTTTCTCTCATAACAAACAACATGGTGGGTGCAGCAATTGTAGATGTGCCTGATTTTGCTGACCAGCTGAAAAGgatctcctttcctcttcttgaAGGCATGAACAAGAA aAGTTTTGACCTGAAGGAGGCTCTGAATGCTATTGGTGTCCAGATTTGCAGCACAGTGAATAAGTCTCTAAGTGAAAGAGGTCTTCCCACTCTTAGTGAAGAAATGCAGAGTAATTTAATGGGTCAAATTGCTCATATTGTTGAGAAGAATAATCCTGTCTGTTCCTTGATTG ACAAACGAATCCAGCTCTTCATGAGAAGCTTGCTTGCTCTTCCGAGTTTTCAGAAGTGTATGCCTACGATGCCAGGAGGCCTTTCTGTGATTCAGACAGAGATGGAGTTCCTGGGATCTCAGTATGCAAGCATTGTAAACTTCAATAAAAAGGTGTATGGACCATTCTATGCAAACATACttagaaaactgctttttcctgaGGCAGCaatggagaaaacagaagcagaaacacCTAGCAATTAA
- the TCP11L2 gene encoding T-complex protein 11-like protein 2 isoform X3 — translation MMTRTVTQILHASQKAQPLPATRNIPGRALTVILQANPAPQRVSLFQPYLPCAWTNKANLPCFSLLSWVEPGILNLFKSIMREAWLSLCCEAVHLLCVEHHQQLYPWALLPFRKSASPPKVITFDELMAATRNLSNWTLAHEIAVNANFCIKHEDYPQNSFAGTVKQIVHKAFWDHLESELNEDPPEYEHAIKLFEEIKEILLSFLTPGANRIHNQICEVLDTDLIRQQAEHNAVDIPGLANYIINTMGKLCAPIRDNDIKQLKATDNIVELLRQIFRVLDLMKMDMANYTIKSLRPYLWHNLVDYERTKFQEILEETPSALNLTTEWIKESIEDELSSISDGSSSSPGADCSSKPIISPTLVLNNGYLKLLQWDYCKTIPETLITDEVRLQELREKLNQLKVIACVSLITNNMVGAAIVDVPDFADQLKRISFPLLEGMNKNFDLKEALNAIGVQICSTVNKSLSERGLPTLSEEMQSNLMGQIAHIVEKNNPVCSLIDKRIQLFMRSLLALPSFQKCMPTMPGGLSVIQTEMEFLGSQYASIVNFNKKVYGPFYANILRKLLFPEAAMEKTEAETPSN, via the exons ATGATGACCAGAACAGTGACTCAGATTCTTCACGCCTCTCAGAAAGCACAGCCTCTTCCAGCGACTCGGAATATTCCAGGCAGAGCTTTAACAGTGATTCTTCAAGCAAACCCAGCTCCCCAGCGTGTAAGCCTATTTCAGCCTTACCTGCCTTGTGCATGGACCAATAAGGCTAACTTACcttgtttctctttgctgtcGTGGGTAGAACCTGGGATTCTGAATCTGTTTAAGAGTATTATGAGAGAGGCATggctttctctctgctgtgaaGCAGTGCATCTCCTGTGTGTGGaacaccaccagcagctgtATCCATGGGCACTCCTTCCCTTCAGAAAGT CAGCAAGCCCTCCCAAGGTTATCACATTTGATGAACTGATGGCAGCTACAAGAAATCTGTCAAACTGGACTCTAGCTCATGAAATTGctgtaaatgcaaatttttgCATAAAACATGAAGACTACCCACAAAACAG CTTTGCAGGCACAGTGAAACAAATTGTACACAAGGCATTTTGGGATCATTTGGAATCAGAACTGAATGAAGATCCTCCAGAATATGAACATGCTATCAAGCTCTTTGAGGAAATTAAGGAG attcttctttccttcctgacTCCTGGAGCAAACAGGATTCACAATCAAATTTGTGAAGTTCTAGATACGGATCTTATAAGACAGCAGGCAGAACACAATGCTGTTGATATTCCTGGCCTAGCTAACTATATCATCAACACTATGGGAAAGTTATGTGCTCCAATAAGAGACAACGACATAAAACAGTTAAAAGCAACTGACAATATTGTAGAGTTACTGAG ACAAATATTCCGTGTTTTGGACCTGATGAAAATGGATATGGCAAATTACACAATTAAAAGCCTTAGACCATACCTCTGGCATAACTTGGTGGACTACGAAAGAACAAAATTCCAGGAAATTCTTGAAGAAACACCAA GTGCCCTGAATCTCACAACAGAATGGATAAAGGAATCAATAGAAGATGAATTGTCATCTATTTCTGATGGGTCTTCATCATCCCCTGGTGCTGATTGTAGTTCAAAACCAATTATTAGTCCTACACTGGTGCTAAACAATGGCTACTTGAAATTGTTACAGTGGGATTATTGCAAAACAATTCCGGAG ACTCTAATAACAGATGAAGTTCGTCTTCAGGAGTTGAGAGAAAAGCTCAATCAATTAAAAGTCATAGCTTGTGTTTCTCTCATAACAAACAACATGGTGGGTGCAGCAATTGTAGATGTGCCTGATTTTGCTGACCAGCTGAAAAGgatctcctttcctcttcttgaAGGCATGAACAAGAA TTTTGACCTGAAGGAGGCTCTGAATGCTATTGGTGTCCAGATTTGCAGCACAGTGAATAAGTCTCTAAGTGAAAGAGGTCTTCCCACTCTTAGTGAAGAAATGCAGAGTAATTTAATGGGTCAAATTGCTCATATTGTTGAGAAGAATAATCCTGTCTGTTCCTTGATTG ACAAACGAATCCAGCTCTTCATGAGAAGCTTGCTTGCTCTTCCGAGTTTTCAGAAGTGTATGCCTACGATGCCAGGAGGCCTTTCTGTGATTCAGACAGAGATGGAGTTCCTGGGATCTCAGTATGCAAGCATTGTAAACTTCAATAAAAAGGTGTATGGACCATTCTATGCAAACATACttagaaaactgctttttcctgaGGCAGCaatggagaaaacagaagcagaaacacCTAGCAATTAA
- the TCP11L2 gene encoding T-complex protein 11-like protein 2 isoform X1 — protein MMTRTVTQILHASQKAQPLPATRNIPGRALTVILQANPAPQRVSLFQPYLPCAWTNKANLPCFSLLSWVEPGILNLFKSIMREAWLSLCCEAVHLLCVEHHQQLYPWALLPFRKSASPPKVITFDELMAATRNLSNWTLAHEIAVNANFCIKHEDYPQNSFAGTVKQIVHKAFWDHLESELNEDPPEYEHAIKLFEEIKEILLSFLTPGANRIHNQICEVLDTDLIRQQAEHNAVDIPGLANYIINTMGKLCAPIRDNDIKQLKATDNIVELLRQIFRVLDLMKMDMANYTIKSLRPYLWHNLVDYERTKFQEILEETPSALNLTTEWIKESIEDELSSISDGSSSSPGADCSSKPIISPTLVLNNGYLKLLQWDYCKTIPETLITDEVRLQELREKLNQLKVIACVSLITNNMVGAAIVDVPDFADQLKRISFPLLEGMNKKSFDLKEALNAIGVQICSTVNKSLSERGLPTLSEEMQSNLMGQIAHIVEKNNPVCSLIDKRIQLFMRSLLALPSFQKCMPTMPGGLSVIQTEMEFLGSQYASIVNFNKKVYGPFYANILRKLLFPEAAMEKTEAETPSN, from the exons ATGATGACCAGAACAGTGACTCAGATTCTTCACGCCTCTCAGAAAGCACAGCCTCTTCCAGCGACTCGGAATATTCCAGGCAGAGCTTTAACAGTGATTCTTCAAGCAAACCCAGCTCCCCAGCGTGTAAGCCTATTTCAGCCTTACCTGCCTTGTGCATGGACCAATAAGGCTAACTTACcttgtttctctttgctgtcGTGGGTAGAACCTGGGATTCTGAATCTGTTTAAGAGTATTATGAGAGAGGCATggctttctctctgctgtgaaGCAGTGCATCTCCTGTGTGTGGaacaccaccagcagctgtATCCATGGGCACTCCTTCCCTTCAGAAAGT CAGCAAGCCCTCCCAAGGTTATCACATTTGATGAACTGATGGCAGCTACAAGAAATCTGTCAAACTGGACTCTAGCTCATGAAATTGctgtaaatgcaaatttttgCATAAAACATGAAGACTACCCACAAAACAG CTTTGCAGGCACAGTGAAACAAATTGTACACAAGGCATTTTGGGATCATTTGGAATCAGAACTGAATGAAGATCCTCCAGAATATGAACATGCTATCAAGCTCTTTGAGGAAATTAAGGAG attcttctttccttcctgacTCCTGGAGCAAACAGGATTCACAATCAAATTTGTGAAGTTCTAGATACGGATCTTATAAGACAGCAGGCAGAACACAATGCTGTTGATATTCCTGGCCTAGCTAACTATATCATCAACACTATGGGAAAGTTATGTGCTCCAATAAGAGACAACGACATAAAACAGTTAAAAGCAACTGACAATATTGTAGAGTTACTGAG ACAAATATTCCGTGTTTTGGACCTGATGAAAATGGATATGGCAAATTACACAATTAAAAGCCTTAGACCATACCTCTGGCATAACTTGGTGGACTACGAAAGAACAAAATTCCAGGAAATTCTTGAAGAAACACCAA GTGCCCTGAATCTCACAACAGAATGGATAAAGGAATCAATAGAAGATGAATTGTCATCTATTTCTGATGGGTCTTCATCATCCCCTGGTGCTGATTGTAGTTCAAAACCAATTATTAGTCCTACACTGGTGCTAAACAATGGCTACTTGAAATTGTTACAGTGGGATTATTGCAAAACAATTCCGGAG ACTCTAATAACAGATGAAGTTCGTCTTCAGGAGTTGAGAGAAAAGCTCAATCAATTAAAAGTCATAGCTTGTGTTTCTCTCATAACAAACAACATGGTGGGTGCAGCAATTGTAGATGTGCCTGATTTTGCTGACCAGCTGAAAAGgatctcctttcctcttcttgaAGGCATGAACAAGAA aAGTTTTGACCTGAAGGAGGCTCTGAATGCTATTGGTGTCCAGATTTGCAGCACAGTGAATAAGTCTCTAAGTGAAAGAGGTCTTCCCACTCTTAGTGAAGAAATGCAGAGTAATTTAATGGGTCAAATTGCTCATATTGTTGAGAAGAATAATCCTGTCTGTTCCTTGATTG ACAAACGAATCCAGCTCTTCATGAGAAGCTTGCTTGCTCTTCCGAGTTTTCAGAAGTGTATGCCTACGATGCCAGGAGGCCTTTCTGTGATTCAGACAGAGATGGAGTTCCTGGGATCTCAGTATGCAAGCATTGTAAACTTCAATAAAAAGGTGTATGGACCATTCTATGCAAACATACttagaaaactgctttttcctgaGGCAGCaatggagaaaacagaagcagaaacacCTAGCAATTAA
- the TCP11L2 gene encoding T-complex protein 11-like protein 2 isoform X4 — MPLNDDQNSDSDSSRLSESTASSSDSEYSRQSFNSDSSSKPSSPASASPPKVITFDELMAATRNLSNWTLAHEIAVNANFCIKHEDYPQNSFAGTVKQIVHKAFWDHLESELNEDPPEYEHAIKLFEEIKEILLSFLTPGANRIHNQICEVLDTDLIRQQAEHNAVDIPGLANYIINTMGKLCAPIRDNDIKQLKATDNIVELLRQIFRVLDLMKMDMANYTIKSLRPYLWHNLVDYERTKFQEILEETPSALNLTTEWIKESIEDELSSISDGSSSSPGADCSSKPIISPTLVLNNGYLKLLQWDYCKTIPETLITDEVRLQELREKLNQLKVIACVSLITNNMVGAAIVDVPDFADQLKRISFPLLEGMNKKSFDLKEALNAIGVQICSTVNKSLSERGLPTLSEEMQSNLMGQIAHIVEKNNPVCSLIDKRIQLFMRSLLALPSFQKCMPTMPGGLSVIQTEMEFLGSQYASIVNFNKKVYGPFYANILRKLLFPEAAMEKTEAETPSN, encoded by the exons ATGCCTCTCAATGATGACCAGAACAGTGACTCAGATTCTTCACGCCTCTCAGAAAGCACAGCCTCTTCCAGCGACTCGGAATATTCCAGGCAGAGCTTTAACAGTGATTCTTCAAGCAAACCCAGCTCCCCAGCGT CAGCAAGCCCTCCCAAGGTTATCACATTTGATGAACTGATGGCAGCTACAAGAAATCTGTCAAACTGGACTCTAGCTCATGAAATTGctgtaaatgcaaatttttgCATAAAACATGAAGACTACCCACAAAACAG CTTTGCAGGCACAGTGAAACAAATTGTACACAAGGCATTTTGGGATCATTTGGAATCAGAACTGAATGAAGATCCTCCAGAATATGAACATGCTATCAAGCTCTTTGAGGAAATTAAGGAG attcttctttccttcctgacTCCTGGAGCAAACAGGATTCACAATCAAATTTGTGAAGTTCTAGATACGGATCTTATAAGACAGCAGGCAGAACACAATGCTGTTGATATTCCTGGCCTAGCTAACTATATCATCAACACTATGGGAAAGTTATGTGCTCCAATAAGAGACAACGACATAAAACAGTTAAAAGCAACTGACAATATTGTAGAGTTACTGAG ACAAATATTCCGTGTTTTGGACCTGATGAAAATGGATATGGCAAATTACACAATTAAAAGCCTTAGACCATACCTCTGGCATAACTTGGTGGACTACGAAAGAACAAAATTCCAGGAAATTCTTGAAGAAACACCAA GTGCCCTGAATCTCACAACAGAATGGATAAAGGAATCAATAGAAGATGAATTGTCATCTATTTCTGATGGGTCTTCATCATCCCCTGGTGCTGATTGTAGTTCAAAACCAATTATTAGTCCTACACTGGTGCTAAACAATGGCTACTTGAAATTGTTACAGTGGGATTATTGCAAAACAATTCCGGAG ACTCTAATAACAGATGAAGTTCGTCTTCAGGAGTTGAGAGAAAAGCTCAATCAATTAAAAGTCATAGCTTGTGTTTCTCTCATAACAAACAACATGGTGGGTGCAGCAATTGTAGATGTGCCTGATTTTGCTGACCAGCTGAAAAGgatctcctttcctcttcttgaAGGCATGAACAAGAA aAGTTTTGACCTGAAGGAGGCTCTGAATGCTATTGGTGTCCAGATTTGCAGCACAGTGAATAAGTCTCTAAGTGAAAGAGGTCTTCCCACTCTTAGTGAAGAAATGCAGAGTAATTTAATGGGTCAAATTGCTCATATTGTTGAGAAGAATAATCCTGTCTGTTCCTTGATTG ACAAACGAATCCAGCTCTTCATGAGAAGCTTGCTTGCTCTTCCGAGTTTTCAGAAGTGTATGCCTACGATGCCAGGAGGCCTTTCTGTGATTCAGACAGAGATGGAGTTCCTGGGATCTCAGTATGCAAGCATTGTAAACTTCAATAAAAAGGTGTATGGACCATTCTATGCAAACATACttagaaaactgctttttcctgaGGCAGCaatggagaaaacagaagcagaaacacCTAGCAATTAA
- the TCP11L2 gene encoding T-complex protein 11-like protein 2 isoform X7, protein MPCAKASPPKVITFDELMAATRNLSNWTLAHEIAVNANFCIKHEDYPQNSFAGTVKQIVHKAFWDHLESELNEDPPEYEHAIKLFEEIKEILLSFLTPGANRIHNQICEVLDTDLIRQQAEHNAVDIPGLANYIINTMGKLCAPIRDNDIKQLKATDNIVELLRQIFRVLDLMKMDMANYTIKSLRPYLWHNLVDYERTKFQEILEETPSALNLTTEWIKESIEDELSSISDGSSSSPGADCSSKPIISPTLVLNNGYLKLLQWDYCKTIPETLITDEVRLQELREKLNQLKVIACVSLITNNMVGAAIVDVPDFADQLKRISFPLLEGMNKKSFDLKEALNAIGVQICSTVNKSLSERGLPTLSEEMQSNLMGQIAHIVEKNNPVCSLIDKRIQLFMRSLLALPSFQKCMPTMPGGLSVIQTEMEFLGSQYASIVNFNKKVYGPFYANILRKLLFPEAAMEKTEAETPSN, encoded by the exons ATGCCTTGTGCAAAGG CAAGCCCTCCCAAGGTTATCACATTTGATGAACTGATGGCAGCTACAAGAAATCTGTCAAACTGGACTCTAGCTCATGAAATTGctgtaaatgcaaatttttgCATAAAACATGAAGACTACCCACAAAACAG CTTTGCAGGCACAGTGAAACAAATTGTACACAAGGCATTTTGGGATCATTTGGAATCAGAACTGAATGAAGATCCTCCAGAATATGAACATGCTATCAAGCTCTTTGAGGAAATTAAGGAG attcttctttccttcctgacTCCTGGAGCAAACAGGATTCACAATCAAATTTGTGAAGTTCTAGATACGGATCTTATAAGACAGCAGGCAGAACACAATGCTGTTGATATTCCTGGCCTAGCTAACTATATCATCAACACTATGGGAAAGTTATGTGCTCCAATAAGAGACAACGACATAAAACAGTTAAAAGCAACTGACAATATTGTAGAGTTACTGAG ACAAATATTCCGTGTTTTGGACCTGATGAAAATGGATATGGCAAATTACACAATTAAAAGCCTTAGACCATACCTCTGGCATAACTTGGTGGACTACGAAAGAACAAAATTCCAGGAAATTCTTGAAGAAACACCAA GTGCCCTGAATCTCACAACAGAATGGATAAAGGAATCAATAGAAGATGAATTGTCATCTATTTCTGATGGGTCTTCATCATCCCCTGGTGCTGATTGTAGTTCAAAACCAATTATTAGTCCTACACTGGTGCTAAACAATGGCTACTTGAAATTGTTACAGTGGGATTATTGCAAAACAATTCCGGAG ACTCTAATAACAGATGAAGTTCGTCTTCAGGAGTTGAGAGAAAAGCTCAATCAATTAAAAGTCATAGCTTGTGTTTCTCTCATAACAAACAACATGGTGGGTGCAGCAATTGTAGATGTGCCTGATTTTGCTGACCAGCTGAAAAGgatctcctttcctcttcttgaAGGCATGAACAAGAA aAGTTTTGACCTGAAGGAGGCTCTGAATGCTATTGGTGTCCAGATTTGCAGCACAGTGAATAAGTCTCTAAGTGAAAGAGGTCTTCCCACTCTTAGTGAAGAAATGCAGAGTAATTTAATGGGTCAAATTGCTCATATTGTTGAGAAGAATAATCCTGTCTGTTCCTTGATTG ACAAACGAATCCAGCTCTTCATGAGAAGCTTGCTTGCTCTTCCGAGTTTTCAGAAGTGTATGCCTACGATGCCAGGAGGCCTTTCTGTGATTCAGACAGAGATGGAGTTCCTGGGATCTCAGTATGCAAGCATTGTAAACTTCAATAAAAAGGTGTATGGACCATTCTATGCAAACATACttagaaaactgctttttcctgaGGCAGCaatggagaaaacagaagcagaaacacCTAGCAATTAA
- the TCP11L2 gene encoding T-complex protein 11-like protein 2 isoform X2, translated as MMTRTVTQILHASQKAQPLPATRNIPGRALTVILQANPAPQRVSLFQPYLPCAWTNKANLPCFSLLSWVEPGILNLFKSIMREAWLSLCCEAVHLLCVEHHQQLYPWALLPFRKSSPPKVITFDELMAATRNLSNWTLAHEIAVNANFCIKHEDYPQNSFAGTVKQIVHKAFWDHLESELNEDPPEYEHAIKLFEEIKEILLSFLTPGANRIHNQICEVLDTDLIRQQAEHNAVDIPGLANYIINTMGKLCAPIRDNDIKQLKATDNIVELLRQIFRVLDLMKMDMANYTIKSLRPYLWHNLVDYERTKFQEILEETPSALNLTTEWIKESIEDELSSISDGSSSSPGADCSSKPIISPTLVLNNGYLKLLQWDYCKTIPETLITDEVRLQELREKLNQLKVIACVSLITNNMVGAAIVDVPDFADQLKRISFPLLEGMNKKSFDLKEALNAIGVQICSTVNKSLSERGLPTLSEEMQSNLMGQIAHIVEKNNPVCSLIDKRIQLFMRSLLALPSFQKCMPTMPGGLSVIQTEMEFLGSQYASIVNFNKKVYGPFYANILRKLLFPEAAMEKTEAETPSN; from the exons ATGATGACCAGAACAGTGACTCAGATTCTTCACGCCTCTCAGAAAGCACAGCCTCTTCCAGCGACTCGGAATATTCCAGGCAGAGCTTTAACAGTGATTCTTCAAGCAAACCCAGCTCCCCAGCGTGTAAGCCTATTTCAGCCTTACCTGCCTTGTGCATGGACCAATAAGGCTAACTTACcttgtttctctttgctgtcGTGGGTAGAACCTGGGATTCTGAATCTGTTTAAGAGTATTATGAGAGAGGCATggctttctctctgctgtgaaGCAGTGCATCTCCTGTGTGTGGaacaccaccagcagctgtATCCATGGGCACTCCTTCCCTTCAGAAAGT CAAGCCCTCCCAAGGTTATCACATTTGATGAACTGATGGCAGCTACAAGAAATCTGTCAAACTGGACTCTAGCTCATGAAATTGctgtaaatgcaaatttttgCATAAAACATGAAGACTACCCACAAAACAG CTTTGCAGGCACAGTGAAACAAATTGTACACAAGGCATTTTGGGATCATTTGGAATCAGAACTGAATGAAGATCCTCCAGAATATGAACATGCTATCAAGCTCTTTGAGGAAATTAAGGAG attcttctttccttcctgacTCCTGGAGCAAACAGGATTCACAATCAAATTTGTGAAGTTCTAGATACGGATCTTATAAGACAGCAGGCAGAACACAATGCTGTTGATATTCCTGGCCTAGCTAACTATATCATCAACACTATGGGAAAGTTATGTGCTCCAATAAGAGACAACGACATAAAACAGTTAAAAGCAACTGACAATATTGTAGAGTTACTGAG ACAAATATTCCGTGTTTTGGACCTGATGAAAATGGATATGGCAAATTACACAATTAAAAGCCTTAGACCATACCTCTGGCATAACTTGGTGGACTACGAAAGAACAAAATTCCAGGAAATTCTTGAAGAAACACCAA GTGCCCTGAATCTCACAACAGAATGGATAAAGGAATCAATAGAAGATGAATTGTCATCTATTTCTGATGGGTCTTCATCATCCCCTGGTGCTGATTGTAGTTCAAAACCAATTATTAGTCCTACACTGGTGCTAAACAATGGCTACTTGAAATTGTTACAGTGGGATTATTGCAAAACAATTCCGGAG ACTCTAATAACAGATGAAGTTCGTCTTCAGGAGTTGAGAGAAAAGCTCAATCAATTAAAAGTCATAGCTTGTGTTTCTCTCATAACAAACAACATGGTGGGTGCAGCAATTGTAGATGTGCCTGATTTTGCTGACCAGCTGAAAAGgatctcctttcctcttcttgaAGGCATGAACAAGAA aAGTTTTGACCTGAAGGAGGCTCTGAATGCTATTGGTGTCCAGATTTGCAGCACAGTGAATAAGTCTCTAAGTGAAAGAGGTCTTCCCACTCTTAGTGAAGAAATGCAGAGTAATTTAATGGGTCAAATTGCTCATATTGTTGAGAAGAATAATCCTGTCTGTTCCTTGATTG ACAAACGAATCCAGCTCTTCATGAGAAGCTTGCTTGCTCTTCCGAGTTTTCAGAAGTGTATGCCTACGATGCCAGGAGGCCTTTCTGTGATTCAGACAGAGATGGAGTTCCTGGGATCTCAGTATGCAAGCATTGTAAACTTCAATAAAAAGGTGTATGGACCATTCTATGCAAACATACttagaaaactgctttttcctgaGGCAGCaatggagaaaacagaagcagaaacacCTAGCAATTAA